GGTTTGTTCGCAGTCTGCGGACAGCCAGACTGCTGTTTTCGTTCCGACTGCGAGAAGATTCCCGGAGAAGGCTGAGAGCTAGTCCGGTACGGGGCAGACTACCTCAGCGGTTGAGCCGGGTCCGGCCACAGGGCGGAAACACCTTTTTGTGGCTCCGCATACAGGGCATTTCCATGTTTCAGGGAGTTCGTCGAAGGAGGTGCCGGGTGGGATCTTCCCTTTTTTGTCGCCTCTGTCGGGGTCGTACACATAACCGCAGTTGGTGGTTTGGCAACGCCACATCTCTTCGGGTCTGGCCATATTCCTGCTCCTGCTCGATAGCAACGGGGTTTTAATCATCATTATCCCACCTGGAGCAGAAAGCCTAGCCTCATGACCCTCATCATCGCCCTTCGCAACCTTCTGCACGACAAAGTCCGCCTCGTCGTCACCCTCACCGGAGTGGTCTTCGCGGTGGTGCTCATTGCTGTGCAGGTGGGCCTTTTCGTGGGGTTCACTTCGGCCACGTCCGCTGTGATCGACAACACCGAGGCGGACATTTGGGTCTGCGCCAGGGGCATGCGAAACTTCGACGTCACGTCCCCGCTGCCGCAGAAAGCCTATTACCAGGCGCTGTCCACGCCGGGGATCGCCGAGGCGCGGAGGTTGGTCGTACAGTTCGCGAACTGGAAAAAACCCAACGGCGGAACCGAGAGCGTTGAAGTGGTGGGCTACGAACTCCCTTCGGGTTTGGGCAAACCCTGGAACGTTGTGGAAGGTGACCTCCGCGCGCTGAGCCTCACCGACACTATTGTTATCGACCAAGTATACAAACACAAGCTCGGCGTGGCCCAGCTTGGAGACCAGGTGGAGATCAACGGACACAGGGCCAGGGTGGTCGCCTTCACCAGCGGCATCCGCTCCTTCACCACCTCCCCCTATATCTTCTGTTCGCTGCCCATTGCCCAGACCCTGTGCAACATGCGCGAAGGCAAATTCACCTACGTGCTGGTCACGCTCGCTCCGGGGGCATCCGCGGAAGGCGTGCGCCGATCGCTTCTGGACAATGTGGACGGCGTCGACGTCTATACCCGGAAGGAGTTCTCGAGCAAAACCCAGCAGTATTGGATGTTCACCACTGGCGCGGGCATGGCCCTGCTCATCGCCGCCGCCTTGGGGCTGGTGGTGGGTGTGGTGGTGGTGGCCCAGACCCTCTACGCCACCACCATGGACCACCTGGCGGAATTCGGAACCCTGCGGGCCATGGGGGCCGAGAACTGGTACATCTACAAAATCATTATCATCCAGGCCCTGGCCAGCGCCGTGGCAGGCTACAGCCTGGGCATCATGGTCAGCTACGTGATCGTGCAGTTCGCGGACAAGGGCGGGGCGTCGATCATCCTGCCGTTCGGGGTCGCGGTGGGGCTTTTTTTCGTCACGGTGTTCATGTGCGTGGGGGCGGCGCTCATCTCCATCAACAAGGTCACCCGGATCGATCCGGTGATGGTTTTCAAGGGACGTTGAAGTGGCGGCAAATGGCGCCCCGGCGGTTTCGGTGCGGAATCTGACCAAAGCCTTTGGTTCAGGCCAAGCCCGAACCGTGGCCTTGGACCAGGTGTCACTGGACGTGAACCCAGGGGAACTGGTGTTGCTCATGGGACCGTCGGGAAGCGGCAAAACCACCTTGCTGTCCGTCATGGGGTGCATTCTGCGTCCGGACGCGGGCAGCGTGGTCATACGGGGCCAGGAGATTGTGGGTCTGCCCGAAACCGGGTTATGCCGGGTGCGGCTCCAAAGCATCGGGTTCATTTTTCAGAACTACAACCTCTTCCCCACGCTGCGGGCCGAGGAGAACATCATGGTGGCCCTGGACCTCAAAGGCGTACCGGCCAAAAAAGCCCGCCATCAGGCTGCGCAGGTCATGGAGTCCGTCGGGCTTGGCGACAAGGTCGGGAGTATGCCAGCGGATTTGTCGGGCGGGCAGAAGCAGCGCCTGGCCATCGCCCGGGCCCTGGCCGGAGACCCTGAGATCATCCTGGCGGACGAACCCACCGCTGCGCTCGATTCGGTCAACGGCAGGATGGTCATTGGCCTGCTGCGGGAGCTGGCTATCAAGAGGGGGCGCAGCGTGGTGGTGGTTACCCATGACAACCGCATATTCGACTTTGCCGACCGCATCGTGCGCATTGAAGACGGCCGGCTCAAGGTCTCGGAGGGTCAGGAGTGATCCGGATTTTTGCTGTACTGGCCTGTGTTGCGGGCACCCTGATCGGTCCGGTGGCAGCGCCCAACAGCGAGACCGTAGTCACCCGGTTTCCGCAGTCGGGTGCCTGGGTTGCGGCAGCGGGGCGCGTGGAGCCGGTCAGCGAGGAGATGCGCCTGGGATTCGACATTCCGGGCAAGATTATGGACGTGCTCGTTGAGGAGGGCGACCCCGTTCGCAAGGGCCAGCCCCTGGCCCGGCTGGTGGACGACGACATCAGGGCCCGGGTGGTTCAGGCCCAGGCCAATGTGCGGGCCGCGAAAGCCGCCCTGGACAAGGTGGTGGCCGGAGCCAGGTCCATGGAGCGCATCGAGGCCGCTGCCATTCTGCGCGAAGCCGAATCCGTTCGGGACAACGCCCGCCGCGAGAACGAGCGGCGGGTCAGGCTGGTGTCCCAGGGGGTCATCGCCAAGGAAGAGGCGGACCGCGCCGAGAAGGACTACCTGGTGGCCTCCCAGAAGGTGAGCCAGGCCCGGGAGCGTTTTCACCTGATTAACGATCCCTCCCGCGAGGAGGACGTGCGCCGGGCCGAGGCACAGCATGCCCAAGCCAAGGGGCAGTTGGACGAGGCTCTGGCCTATCAGGACAAGGCTCTGATCCATTCGCCCATTGACGGAGTGGTGCTGCGCAAGCACCGCCGGGCAGGCGAGATGGTCTCCACCAACTTCGATTCCCCGGTGGTCACAGTGGGTGACGTGAGCACTCTGCGGATTCGAGGCGACGTTGATGAAAAGGACGTGGCCAAGGTGAAGGTCGGGCAGAAGGCTTATGCCATGGCAGACGCCTACGGCGCCAAGCGTTTTGAGGGGCGGGTGATCCGCATCGCCAAGATGCTGGGAAGAAAGAACGTGCGCACCGACGACCCGGCCGAACGTCTGGATACCAAGGTGCTGGAAACGCTCATAGAATTCGCTCCAGGCACGTCCATACCTGTGGGCATGCGCATGGATGTCTTTATTCTTTTGGACGAAAGCTAGGGTTTAGTTTTGTCCTTGCCTGCGAAACGTTCTGGCCGTATGTAACCCCGGCCGGAGCGCATCTTTCCGGCTCACCCCATTAGAGGTCTTCAATGGAAATCATCTCCCAGTTCATCTGGATGCTCGGCCACGTGGACCAGGCTCTGAACATGATCGTCAAAGACTACGGTTCCTGGACCTATCTGGTTCTGTTTTTGATCATCTTCTGCGAGACCGGCCTGGTGGTCACTCCGTTTCTGCCCGGCGATTCCCTGCTGTTCATCGTCGGCTCCTTGTGTGGAGCGGGTTTTCTCGACCCCATGCTCACCGCCGGGCTGCTCATTGCCGCAGCGGTGCTGGGAGACAACACCAACTACTGGATCGGCCGCTTCGTGGGCCCGGCGGTGTTTAGCCGCGAGAACAGCAAACTGCTCAACAAGAAGCACCTGGACAAGACCCACGCCTTCTATGAGAAGCACGGCGGAAAGACAGTGGTCATCGCCCGGTTCATGCCCATCGTAAGGACGTTCGCTCCTTTCGTGGCCGGCATAGGCAAGATGACCTATTCCAAGTTCGTGAGCTTTTCGGTCGGAGGGGGTATTCTCTGGATCGGCGGCTTCATCGGGCTGGGATACCTGATCGGCAACATGCCTTGGGTGAAGAAGTATTTCAGCGTGGTGATCTATGGCATCATCCTGCTTTCGATCACACCCGGGCTTATCGAGTTCATCAAGGCCAGGCGGGCCGCTGCCCGGGTCGCGCAATAGCCGGCGCACTGTTCGCAACATGGAAGGCCGCCCCCGGGGGCGGCCTTTTGCGTTTTAGTTCTACGCCATCAACCTGACGGCCTCCCTGGTGGCGGCTTCCACCAGCAGGGGGCATTTTGATTTGAAAAGTCCTTTGGCCGCCGCTTCCTTTATTCCTTCATCCGTGGCCATGTTCGTGCCGAGCAAGGCCGAGCAGTTCAGGTCGCCGAACTGGCCGGTCATGGCCTTCACAAACTCGCGCATTATTACCTTGGTACCATCGGTAGCCTTGGAGTCGCCGTCCTGGGTGCGGCCGTGGCGCATGCCAATGGCCATCATGGCCCCGGTGACAGCGCCGCATGTCAGGCCATTCCACATCCCGGCCGCGAACGGGGTGGTGATCTGGGTGATCATTTCCGGAGACAGGCCTGTCTGTCCTGCAAGTGACTCCAAGACTGCCTGGGTGCAATTCAAATGGGACAAAAAGCGCTGCACGGCCAAAGCCGGGGCATCGGATCCGGGAGGAAGGGGTGCGGACCGGGTGCTGACGATATCGGGCAGGGCCAGGCCGGAAGCGAATCCCACGCCAGCGCAGCAGACGCCGCCAAGAATGGCGCGGCGGGTAAGGTCCATGATCTTGCTCCGTCGTAAAAAGGATCAGTCCTTTTTAGGCGAAGAAGACGGATCGGTCCACGCCTTGGCCCGCGATCTATAGGTCAGGTCCGCAAGGGTGCTGAAAAAGAAATACTTGGCATCGCTCGTAAGCGATAGCTCGGGCTGACGCTGCACCAGCGCCGGGTCCTCCAGCAAGAGCTCGTACACATGCTCGTAGAAGCGGATCATCCGCTCCTCGGACCAGCGGCTGGTGAGCCAGGACCGGCCCCTCGCTCCGAGTTCCCTGCACAGCGCCGGCTCGCCCACAAGATGTTCAAGAACCTCCGCCGCATCTTCCAGGCGGACGTTCACAAAAGGATGCGAGTCGGCGCCGGAAAAATGGCGCAGCAGCATAAGCGACCGCTCATCCAGGTAGGAAAGGGCGCATTTGCCCTGGGCCAGACCCTCCAGCCCGGTAAGATGGTAGCTGCCAGTCACCAGATCATCCACCACGATGCGGCTCTGGCGCTTGATTGCAAGCGCCTCGGCCAGGGGCAGGCCGGTAACGATGCGCGCCGTGCATCCGGTGTTCTTGACCACGGAATCGATAACGGCCGTGGCCTCCGGCATCCCCTTGGTGCTCCACCGGTCCGCCCAGGCGCTCATGTCCTTGGTGGGGCTGTAGAAAATGTCCCACTTCGGGGGCTTGGAACTAGGCTGGTAGGCGCTGTCGGTTTCGGGAACGAAATTCGGAACCACCATGGCCTTTGTATAGAGCCGCTCCGGATACTGGGCGATGGCGATGCAGGGGATGTCCTGGGCCAGCAACGCCTCGGGCGTGATGCCCATTACCTGTGCCACCAGATCGGGAGAGGAGTGGAATTGCCGGAGAATGTGCTTGCCCGCCTGGGCCAGCTCACCGAAATCTATTCGTCCAAAGGCCTTGGACTCGTAGTCCAGGTAGTTGTGGAGGTGGATGACGTCCGCTTCCCAGGCCAGGTCGAGGGCTTCTTCGGGCGATTCCTGGAAAACCAGGTCGTGGTCGTACAGGCCGAATCGTTTGAGATCCACCAGGCGTGCGTCAACGCCGGTGTGCCGGCCCAGGGCCTGCACCAGGCGTATGGGCATGCCCGCCAGAGGGGTGATGGAGAAGTGCAGGACCTTCATGCTGTGCCGGTCCTCACGCCGTTTGGCCTCAGTCCTGCTAGCGGCTTAAGGCCAGGGGCATCTCCTCGCGGATGCTCCTGGCGGCGCGCACGGCCGGGGCGAGCTGGTCCCACTGGACAAGGTCCTCGTGGCGAACGGCGGACACCAGGGTCCTGCCCAGTATCGCGTCCCAGTGGATGGGGCTTACGCCGTGGCCAGGGCATTTGACGGTGAGGTCGGCCTCGCCGAGGATGTGCCCCGCTGGCAGGTCGCGGGTGAATACCATGCTCTTGCGCAGCTTCACGGCCACCTTGCGTTCGGCTTCGAATACTTCCTTGCGGCACACGGTCATTGCCGCTTCGGCTTCCCGGATCAGGCCCACCATCTGGGTGAATCCGGCCGGGTCAAGGGAGGCCTGATGGTCTGTGCCGCGCAGGGTGCGGTCCAGGGTGAAATGGCGTTCGACAACGCACGCGCCCAGGGCGGCGGCAGCCACGCTGGGTCCGATGCCCTTCTCGTGGCCGGAATAGCCCACGGGCAGGCCGTAGCGCTTGGAGAGCTCGGCCATGATGGGCAGGCCCACGCATTCATCCGGGCAGGGGTAGGTGGAGTTGCAGTGCAGCACGATGATGTTCTGGTGGAACCTGCGCAGTTCGGCAACCGCCAGGTCGATCTCTTCTAAGCTGCTCATGCCGGTGGAAAGGATCACGGGCAGCCCGCTGGCGCCGGCCTGGCGCAGAAGGGGGACGTTCACCAGGTCCGCAGAGCAGATTTTCAAGATATCCACGCCCATGTCGAGCAGTTCGGTCAGGCTCACCTGATCCCAGGCTGAGGCGAAGAAGATGAGCCCGAGAGATTCGGCCAGCGCCTTGAGCTCAGCCATGTCTTCGATGGTGAGCTCCAGGGCGATGCGGTGCTCGCCGTAGGTCCTGCCGAAGCTGTTGGGGCCGGAATATGGCATCTGAAGCCCTTCGTCCGTGAAAAGGGCGTTCATGTCGCGCTTCTGGAACTTGACCGCCTGCACCCCGGCCCGGGCGGCTTCTTCCACCATCTGGCGGGCGATGGCCAGATCTCCCTGGTGGTTGTTGCCGATTTCGGCGACCACAAAACAGGGACGGCCATGGCCGATGATGGTTCCGGAATTGAGCCGGATGGAGGGGTAGGTCTTCATAAGCGTATGATCTCCACGTTATGCTGCTCGTACAGGGCCCGGAGCTGCTTGAAAATTTCCTCCTGGCAGCCGAAGGAGGTAATAACCACGGCCTGAGGCCGAAGGGAACCGAGCACCACGGAAGGTGATATGATGTGTCCGCCAAGCGTCTTGCCAGCCTTGGCCGGGTCGTTGTCGACCACCGCCATGACCTCGAACCCGCCAGCGGCGCGAAGCGCCTGGAGGACGATCTCGCAGGTTTCGGAAGCGCCGAAAAGAACCAGCTTCATTACGCCCCGGGCTTTAAGAACCTTGAGCTTGCTGGCTATGGTCGTCTTGAGCGCGGTATAAATCTGCACCGTCTCCGAGGAGAAATTGGAGAACATGGCCTGCCTGCGGGCTTCGCCCTCGTCGGTGAGCAGGTAACGGAAACTCTTGCCGTTCACTCTCTCGTACTCGACGAGCTCGTTGTCCACCATCTCCTTCAAGTACTGGTTCACCATGGCGCCTGAAAGATTGGCCCTGCGACCAAGTTCGTTCTGGCTCACCATGTTGTCCTGGGCCAGGGTGTCGAGTATGGCCAGGTATCTGGCCGCTTTGCTCGGGCGGTAGTACGTCTTGTTCACCAGCAGCATGGCCGGACCCTGTCGTTCGTTAATGTGGTGAATGTATGCGGCAGGCCCATAAAGCCCCAGACTTTGTTAAGGTACTTGCTTTCGCAAAGGATAACAAGAGTTTGCCGCATTTCAATTTTTCCCGTCATTTCAGTGTGATGTCTCGTCCCCTGCCGTACCGATCATTTGACTCGTAAATGGTATATCGGCAGGAGTTTCCCATCGCTTTAGCCACGAGGGGGCGAAATCCACTAAGCAATCTTCATGCCGAAAGGCAAAGAGTGTCCTTCCGGAGGTGAGGCGGTCGCGGTGAGTTGCTTTTCCCGGGCTCTGGGGTAAGAAACGGCCCGGAGGCCTCGCGTGACAACAGCTCTCATAGAAATCAAGGATCTCGGGAAATCCTTCCAGGGGCGGACGGTGCTCAGTGGTGTGAACCTGGCCATCCCGGCGGGGGATTTGACCGCGGTGATCGGGAAAAGCGGCGAAGGCAAAAGCGTTTTGCTCAAACATATCATGGGGCTAATGACCCCGGATTCCGGAGATGTCTTCTTCGAGGGAAAACCCCTGGGGCAAATGTCCAGAGCGGAGCGCAGGGAGCTGAAATCGGTCATGTCCTATATGTTTCAGGGCATGGCTCTGTTCGATTCTTTGACGGTCTTTGACAACATAGCCCTTCCGCTCAGGGAAAAACTGAGGCTTCCCGAACCCGAGGTCCGTGAGCTGGTGGAGCAAAAGCTCAGGGAGCTGGAACTTGCCGAGGTTCCCGGCAAATTTCCGTCGCAGCTCTCAGGGGGAATGCAAAAGCGCGTGGCCCTGGCCCGGGCCCTGGTCACGAAACCGCGCATCGTGCTTTTCGATGAACCCACCACCGGGCTCGACCCGTTAAGGAAATGGGGAGTGTTCAAGCTCATCGACGAGTCGCGCAAGGCCTTCGGGTTTACGGCCGTCATGGTCAGCCACGACATCCCGGACGTGTTCACCATTGCAGACAGGGTGGCTTTGCTGGATGGAGGAAAAATTGTGTTTTCCGGCAGCTCCGAGGAGGCAAGAAAGTCTCAGCACCCCATGATGCGAGCATTTATGCCGGGCGAAGACGCTCTCGCCCAGGCTTATGTGCCGGAGTAGTGGCGGTCGAGCAGGTTCAGGGCTTGGTTTTTTTCGCGGCCGTAGCGGGTCAGCATAGCTCCCCGGGCGATATACGGGCCATGTCCGAAGCAGCGCAGGCGCTCCTTGTACACTTCCTCGATCAGGGCCTTTTCGAAGTAAACCACCCGGCGTTCTTCCACGATGCGGGGCTTGATGGATTTTATGGCTGTGACGAAAATGTCGGAAGCCCCGCCGACCCCGTGCTGCACGGCGGCGCTCCAGAGGACTTCCCGGCTGGCCGGGGACAGGGCGGAGACATCCACCCCGGTCTGGGAAAAAATGTAGGCGACCGCCGGGCGATAGTGGCTGACGAGAATGAATTCATACTGCAGACGCTCGAAGCGCTTGGAGTGCTCGGAGGCGATCTTGCGCCATTCCTCCGGCACCGACCCGCTGGTGGAGCCTGTATTGGCCGGGCCGCGCGCGGTGAGCCGTGCGTGGAGGTCCGGAGCGTGTTCTTTCAAATACCTGATGAAGTTGGAAAAAGTGGGGGTACCTGAGGCTATCTGGAACGTTCCGTAGCTGGTTCCGGCCGAAGGGGTGTGCCCCACGGAAGCCGCCCCCTGGTCACCGGATTCGTATTTGGCGGCCAGATGCCCGGGAGGAGCCGCATGAGATGGCTTGGCTCCCGGCTGCTGCTGGGGGATGAAGCAGGCCATGGTGTACGTGGGGGTCGGCCTGAAAACGGCGTTGGATTTTCCCCACAGTGTGGCCCCGGCAAGCCGGGCCCAGGCGTCCGGATCGTCGGGGCTTAGCCCCTCCGGATCGATGGGCTGGCGAACCGACTGCAGGTCGATGCGGGCTCTCAGTTCGCCCGGTTGCAGGGCCTGGGAGAACATGTCCCAGGTGAGCTTGCGGGCCACGGCGGGATTAAGCGCCGGGCCGGCAAGGTCCACCAGGTCGGGGTGAACCGGCGGCGTCAGGGCGGGCCATGGCGGGGACGTGCAGACGGCCTGCCAGATGCACAGCAGATACGCCACACACCCGGCCAGCAGGAGGCGTTTGCTCTCCGCGTCCAGGCGTGAGAAAAGGCGGCCTGCAAAGCCGATGTTTTTTATCTGGCTATCCACGTCGACTGTATCGGCAGGCGATGGTTTTCATTAAGGGGCGCCCGCCATGGTGAGCCAGTTATACGATTTTGTGGAGAGTGGAAAGTGCCCGGAAGCTCCAGAAGTCCTGTGAAAAACGGTTTTTTCAGGCGCATGGCCGACCCCAAGCTGTGGCTGGCGCTTTTTCTGCCCGGCCTGGCGGTCACGTTTGCCTTGTCGGCCGTTCACTGGAGCCAGCCTAACTGGCTGCAATTCCTCGACTACAAGATCTACGACATCCTTCTCTCGCAGCGGGACAAACCGGTCCAGACAGGCCAGGTGGCCGTGGTGGACTTGGACGAGAAGAGCCTGTCCGAGGTGGGCCAGTGGCCCTGGCCGCGCTACCGGATAGCCCTGCTGCTCGGCAGGCTGAAACAGTACGGCGTTCTGGCTGTGGGCATGGACGTGGTCTTCGCAGAGCCTGACCAAACCTCGCCGGAACACATCAGGCGCGATCTGGCAGGGCTTGGCGTGAACATGGACTTCACCGGTCTGCCCGAAGGGCTGCGCGACAACGACAAACTCCTGGCAGACAACCTGGCCGGCGGCCCCTATGTGCTGGGCTACTTCTTCACGTTCACCGAGGAGGACAACCGGCGCCTGGGGGGGCAATGCGTTTTGCCTCCCGCCCGCGTGGCTCTGAAACGTTCTCCCGGAGTCCTGGACGCCCCGGTTATGATTCCCAGCGCCGCCTCGTTGGTGTGCCCCCTGCCGGAGCTGGCCAAAACCTGCGGCTGGGCCGGATTCTTCAACTCCTTCCCGGACAGGGACAACGTGGTGCGCTGGGTGCCCCTGGCCATGACCTGGAACGGGACGGTCTACCCGAGCCTGGCGGTGGCAACGGTCATGCGCGCTTTTGGGGACAAGTCCGCCCTGCTTACAATCGAACCCAATCCTTACGGCGGCCAGGACCTGGCCTATTCGCTGGACTTGGGGCCATTGGGCCGCAGGGTCGTGCCATTGGACGGCAATGGACGGATTCTTCTGGATTTTCGGGGGCCTGGCCGGACGTTCCCCTACGTGTCGGCAGCGGACGTGCTGTCGGGCAAAGCTTCCCGCGAGGAATTGGAAGGCAGGATCGTGTTCATCGGCACTTCGGCCAGGGGCCTGGAGGATGTCCGGGCCACTCCGGTGGACAGGACCTTCCCCGGGGTTGAGGCCCACGCCACGGTGGCGGACATGATCCTCTCCGACCGATTCCTTCGCCATCCCATGGATGCCTGGTACATCGAGCTTGTTCTCCTGGCGGTTTTCGGGCTTGGCGTCACCGTGCAGCTCATGGTCACCCGGTCGCTCTGGGCCGGAGGCTTGAGCCTGCTGGCCGGATTGGCCGTATGGTTTTTCTGTGCGTTCAGCATGAACCGCATGGACTTCTACGTGTCCCCGCTGACCCCGCTCATGGCCCTGGCCGTCAACTTCACCCTGCTCACCTTCATCAAGTTCCTGCGCGAGGAGAGCCAGAAGCGTTTCATCAAGTCAGCCTTTTCACAGTATCTCTCCCCTCAGGTGGTGGAGCAGATCGTGGATGAACCGGGCAAGCTCAACTTAAGCGGTGAGGAGAAAGACGTCAGCATCCTCTTCTCGGACGTGCGCGGATTCACCACCATCTCCGAAAAACTGACTCCCACTCAGGTAGTCGACCTGCTCCACGAATACCTGACCCCGATGACCCGGCTCATCACTGGCAGTTTCGGCACCCTGGACAAGTTCATCGGCGATGCCATCATGGCTTTTTGGAATGCCCCCTTGGACGTGGCGGACCATCCGCGCCAGGCCGTGGAAACGGCCCTGTCCATGCAGAGGGAGCTGGACCGGCTGAACGTAGGGTTCAAGGCCCGGTTTGGCTTCGAGATTGAAATAGGCATCGGGCTTCACAGAGGGGGCGTGCGCGTGGGCAACTTCGGCTCGGCCGACCTCTTCGACTACACCATCATCGGCGACAACGTGAACCTCTGTTCGCGTCTGGAAGGACTCACCAAATATTATCACCAGAGGATTCTCCTCACAGAAGCCATGCGGGACGGGGCTGGCGAAGGCTTCATCTGGCAGGAGATCGACCGGGTGCGCGTGAAGGGCAAGCACGAGCCCGTCACCATTTATGCGGTTCACGACAAGGCCGAGCCTGACGAAGTGGCCAGGTGGTCCGAAGGCCTCGAACTCTATCGGGAGGGGCATTTCAGCCAGGCCCGGAGTCTCTTCGAGGATCTCCAGTCCAAAACGGACAACGGGCTCTATGCACTGTACGCCGACCGATGCCGGGCCTTGGAGAAAACCCCTCCCGGCCCCTCGTGGGACGGCGTGTTCGAGCACACCACGAAATAGGAATGGTATGGTTAAGCGATTGCCCGCAATAGGGCTGCTTGTCCTTTTTCTGAGCGCCGTGGCGTTCGCCCAGGCGCCCACCGGAGCCGAACCCCAACCTCAGGCGCAGGCTCCCGCCCAAAATCCGGCTCCGGTTCCCGCAGGCATGGCTGACGATGTCCAGGGCGAAGTCACTGCGGGCTTACCCGGAGCGCAGGCCCGCAAGCTCGCGGTCAAGGACGTGGTCTACAACGGTGAAACGGTGGCCACTGGCAAGAAAGCCTCGGTCCAGGTCCGCCTGGCCGACGGCACGCTTTTGTCCCTGGGCGAGCAGAGCAGCATCGAAATAGTGGACGCAGCCTACGACCCGGCCCGTCCTGACGCTGCCAGCGCTGTGTGCAGGCTCAGCCAGGGTGTTTTTCGCTGCCTGACCGGCGAGGTAACCGCTCAGGCCCCTGACCGTTTCCGGCTGGAGACTCCCCTGGCTGTGATCGGGGTGCGTGGCACAGAGCTTGGCGTGAGCGTGGGTGCCGACACCGTGGAGACTGCCGTCTTTTCCGGCGGTCCGGGGTTGGTTACCGATAAGGACGGCGGCGCGCCGGTTTTGGTGCCGGCCGGTAAGGGGCTGGGCAAGGCGCGCGGTGTTGCCCTCGGCCAGGCCGGGGCCATTTCAGGGCGGTTTCGCTCGCTGCTTGCCGGGGTGCCCATGCGGATGGCCCCGGGCGGACCGCTCGTCCCGCCGGGCATGTTCCGTGGCAAGCCCAAACCTCCGAGGCTGGCCGAAGCGGCTCTCAAGGCCTCGAGGATCAAGGCGGGCAAGGATGCTGGCCAGGCGGATATGAAGGGTTCCAGGGA
The DNA window shown above is from Desulfovibrio sp. and carries:
- a CDS encoding adenylate/guanylate cyclase domain-containing protein; amino-acid sequence: MPGSSRSPVKNGFFRRMADPKLWLALFLPGLAVTFALSAVHWSQPNWLQFLDYKIYDILLSQRDKPVQTGQVAVVDLDEKSLSEVGQWPWPRYRIALLLGRLKQYGVLAVGMDVVFAEPDQTSPEHIRRDLAGLGVNMDFTGLPEGLRDNDKLLADNLAGGPYVLGYFFTFTEEDNRRLGGQCVLPPARVALKRSPGVLDAPVMIPSAASLVCPLPELAKTCGWAGFFNSFPDRDNVVRWVPLAMTWNGTVYPSLAVATVMRAFGDKSALLTIEPNPYGGQDLAYSLDLGPLGRRVVPLDGNGRILLDFRGPGRTFPYVSAADVLSGKASREELEGRIVFIGTSARGLEDVRATPVDRTFPGVEAHATVADMILSDRFLRHPMDAWYIELVLLAVFGLGVTVQLMVTRSLWAGGLSLLAGLAVWFFCAFSMNRMDFYVSPLTPLMALAVNFTLLTFIKFLREESQKRFIKSAFSQYLSPQVVEQIVDEPGKLNLSGEEKDVSILFSDVRGFTTISEKLTPTQVVDLLHEYLTPMTRLITGSFGTLDKFIGDAIMAFWNAPLDVADHPRQAVETALSMQRELDRLNVGFKARFGFEIEIGIGLHRGGVRVGNFGSADLFDYTIIGDNVNLCSRLEGLTKYYHQRILLTEAMRDGAGEGFIWQEIDRVRVKGKHEPVTIYAVHDKAEPDEVARWSEGLELYREGHFSQARSLFEDLQSKTDNGLYALYADRCRALEKTPPGPSWDGVFEHTTK